The following are encoded together in the Parabacteroides chongii genome:
- a CDS encoding FtsK/SpoIIIE family DNA translocase, whose protein sequence is MAKKATTTKQNSNNGPGKFAMMKMFFTNERTRFITGLVIAIITIYIGLALISFFFTGGADQSKIENVPLTDLLTNRGSVENWTGVRGAVLADLLMNRWFGISSFMILFFLGSVGAKLMNLRRVSLLKRFLFCAAMLIWGSMFFAFVFITGYEDTFIYLGGQHGYYLSEMMITNVGIPGTILLLVGVFLIIAIFSSKRTIPFLQSILSFGWLKNRLKRDKTEEPEETDEAEDSREDTVEENISERVTGEQPDEKPETEDFVFDTEKEIETARHEESKPKTETYSNISNDEAFEVTVPQEEEAYEAPNAENQPDDPEDLPGDPRFTVEVPTGDDEVYDASALGDYDPKLDLSNFRNPPIELLKKYDVSDHQVDMDEQMANQKRIKQTLESFGISIASIKATVGPTITLYEVIPDTGVRISKIKNLEDDIALNLSALGIRIIAPMPGKGTIGIEVPNKDPQIVSMQSVVASRKFQESKYDLPVVLGKTITNEIFMFDLCKMPHLLVAGATGQGKSVGLNAVITSLLYKKHPSELKFVLVDPKMVEFGIYSDLERHYLAKLPDADKAVITDCTKVIMTLNSVCKEMDDRYELLMKAHVRNIKEYNAKFVSRHLNPEKGHKFMPFIVVIIDEFGDLIMQAGKEIETPIARIAQKARAVGIHMIIATQRPSTNIITGIIKANFPARMAFRVMQMVDSRTILDAPGANQLIGRGDLLFSQGGDTNRVQCAFVDTPEVEQIVNNISAQAGYATAFLLPEYVGEGGEDKAPGAVDLSDRDPLFDEAARLIVIQQQGSTSLIQRKFAIGYNRAGRLMDQLEAAGIVGPFEGSKARQVLIQDEYNLEQLLNSLK, encoded by the coding sequence ATGGCAAAGAAAGCAACTACAACAAAACAAAATAGTAACAACGGACCGGGTAAATTCGCGATGATGAAAATGTTTTTCACCAATGAACGTACCCGCTTCATCACCGGATTGGTAATCGCAATTATAACTATTTATATCGGATTAGCATTGATTTCCTTCTTCTTTACAGGAGGTGCCGATCAGAGTAAAATAGAAAACGTCCCGTTAACGGATCTGCTGACGAACAGAGGGTCGGTCGAGAACTGGACCGGAGTGAGGGGGGCCGTCCTGGCGGACCTGCTGATGAACCGCTGGTTCGGGATCTCTTCTTTTATGATCCTGTTCTTTTTGGGATCGGTTGGAGCTAAACTCATGAACTTGCGCCGCGTATCGCTGTTAAAGCGATTCTTGTTTTGTGCAGCCATGCTGATTTGGGGATCTATGTTTTTTGCTTTTGTGTTTATCACCGGATATGAAGATACATTCATTTATCTGGGGGGACAGCATGGATATTACCTGTCGGAGATGATGATTACAAATGTCGGTATTCCCGGAACTATATTGCTGTTAGTCGGGGTCTTTCTGATCATCGCTATATTTTCCAGTAAGAGAACGATCCCGTTCCTGCAAAGTATACTTTCATTCGGATGGTTGAAGAACCGTTTGAAGAGAGACAAGACGGAAGAACCGGAGGAGACGGACGAAGCTGAAGACAGTAGAGAAGATACCGTTGAAGAAAATATATCCGAACGGGTGACCGGGGAACAACCGGACGAGAAACCGGAAACAGAAGATTTTGTTTTCGATACGGAAAAAGAAATAGAGACAGCCCGTCACGAAGAAAGCAAGCCGAAAACAGAAACTTATTCAAACATCTCCAATGACGAAGCCTTTGAGGTGACAGTGCCCCAGGAGGAAGAAGCATATGAAGCTCCGAATGCAGAAAATCAGCCGGATGATCCGGAAGACCTCCCTGGCGATCCTCGTTTTACAGTCGAGGTTCCGACCGGTGACGACGAAGTGTATGATGCCTCTGCTTTGGGCGATTACGACCCGAAATTAGATTTGTCCAACTTCCGCAATCCGCCGATCGAGCTGCTGAAGAAATATGATGTAAGCGATCATCAGGTCGATATGGACGAACAGATGGCGAACCAGAAACGAATCAAACAGACATTGGAAAGTTTCGGTATCAGTATTGCCTCTATTAAAGCGACTGTTGGTCCGACTATTACGTTGTACGAAGTAATTCCGGATACAGGTGTCCGTATCTCGAAGATCAAGAACCTGGAAGACGATATTGCCCTGAACCTGTCGGCTTTGGGTATCCGTATCATAGCCCCGATGCCGGGTAAAGGAACGATCGGTATCGAGGTGCCGAACAAAGACCCGCAGATCGTATCCATGCAGTCGGTGGTCGCTTCACGTAAATTCCAGGAGTCCAAATATGACCTGCCGGTCGTTTTGGGTAAGACCATTACGAATGAGATTTTCATGTTCGACCTCTGTAAGATGCCTCACCTGCTGGTGGCGGGTGCTACCGGACAGGGTAAATCAGTCGGCTTGAATGCTGTGATCACTTCTTTGTTATATAAAAAGCATCCGTCGGAACTGAAGTTTGTACTGGTCGATCCGAAGATGGTGGAATTTGGTATCTATTCCGATCTGGAACGTCATTATCTGGCGAAACTGCCCGATGCCGACAAAGCCGTTATTACCGATTGTACCAAGGTGATCATGACGCTTAATTCCGTTTGTAAGGAAATGGACGACCGTTATGAATTGCTGATGAAAGCCCATGTGCGTAACATCAAGGAATATAATGCCAAGTTTGTTTCCCGTCATCTGAATCCGGAAAAAGGACATAAGTTCATGCCGTTCATCGTAGTGATCATCGATGAGTTCGGTGACCTGATCATGCAGGCCGGTAAAGAAATCGAAACACCGATTGCCCGTATCGCACAGAAAGCGCGTGCTGTCGGTATCCATATGATCATTGCCACGCAGCGTCCTTCTACCAATATCATTACCGGTATTATCAAGGCAAACTTCCCGGCTCGTATGGCATTCCGTGTGATGCAGATGGTCGACTCGCGTACGATCCTCGATGCTCCGGGAGCCAACCAGTTGATCGGTCGTGGTGACTTGCTGTTCTCGCAGGGCGGAGATACCAATCGTGTGCAGTGTGCCTTTGTCGATACGCCGGAAGTGGAACAGATCGTCAACAATATATCTGCCCAGGCTGGATACGCGACAGCCTTCCTGTTGCCTGAATATGTGGGCGAAGGCGGTGAAGACAAAGCTCCGGGAGCAGTCGATCTGTCCGATCGTGACCCGTTGTTCGATGAGGCAGCCCGTCTGATCGTAATCCAGCAGCAGGGATCGACATCGCTGATCCAGCGTAAGTTCGCTATCGGTTATAACCGTGCAGGCCGTCTGATGGACCAGTTGGAAGCTGCCGGTATCGTCGGACCGTTTGAAGGAAGTAAAGCTCGTCAGGTATTGATCCAGGATGAATATAATTTGGAACAGTTGCTGAATTCGTTGAAATAA
- a CDS encoding LolA family protein, with amino-acid sequence MKREQKIKIWRAIALFGLLACLLFGIRVTSRAQNAVSILDKAAGAYENSNGISASFTLNTRSDVQKVSESFEGTIHMKGDKFTLVTPDMTTWFDGTTQWSYVERNEEVNVSTPTGEELQFTNPALLLRMYKKGFTPKYIGESTASSGKSAYDIELTPKKKGDILKVELQIEKSSNFPAKIKVEAKNGISSTIHISNLKTGVNQPDDFFVFKESDYPDAEVIDLR; translated from the coding sequence ATGAAAAGAGAACAAAAGATAAAGATATGGAGAGCGATTGCTCTTTTCGGATTGTTGGCTTGCCTTCTTTTCGGTATCCGGGTAACAAGCCGGGCGCAGAATGCCGTTTCCATTTTGGATAAGGCTGCCGGTGCTTACGAGAACTCGAATGGGATTTCTGCCTCCTTTACATTGAATACCCGTTCGGATGTTCAGAAGGTCTCCGAGAGTTTCGAAGGAACGATCCATATGAAAGGAGACAAATTTACATTGGTCACTCCGGATATGACCACCTGGTTTGACGGAACGACTCAATGGTCTTATGTGGAACGTAACGAAGAAGTCAATGTCAGTACGCCGACGGGCGAAGAACTGCAATTTACCAATCCGGCTCTGTTGTTGCGAATGTATAAGAAAGGTTTTACCCCCAAATATATCGGTGAAAGCACGGCTTCCAGCGGAAAGTCAGCTTATGATATCGAACTGACGCCTAAAAAGAAAGGCGACATCCTGAAGGTCGAACTGCAGATCGAGAAGTCGTCCAATTTTCCGGCGAAGATCAAGGTTGAGGCAAAGAATGGCATCAGTAGTACGATTCATATCAGTAATTTGAAGACGGGGGTAAACCAACCGGATGACTTTTTTGTTTTTAAGGAAAGCGATTATCCGGATG